From one Vibrio palustris genomic stretch:
- the nhaC gene encoding Na+/H+ antiporter NhaC: MSTHSHEQIEKPGLFLAILPIALTIGMLGIQLFYFGDFTPHTPLAIGIVLTCAIAWCRGYRWKTMEKGLFHVIQVATSAIIIMLIIGMIIGSWIASGTVPMMIYYGFQILTPQTFLAAAMILCAIISVSLGTSWTTTATVGLALMGVGEGFGIPAYWTAGAVVSGAFFGDKMSPLSDTTNLAPAVTGTNLFAHIRNMLPTTVPALCIALIVYVFVGFNMIDATQVDQIKIQAMTQALSQHFTFNWWVLTPAIVVFTLAILKMPAIPSLMASVLFSLGIAIFVQGVPLHDALSFLQNGFSIETGNSNADALLNRGGIQSMAWILTLVLIALALGGVLEQTRCLETIVMSIMSRVRTIFGLQVASTLTAAGTNLVAGDPYLSIALPGRMYSQAYRGMGYSTLCLSRSVEEGGTLLSPLIPWNAGGALVIQSLGLGIADGNTENLLYIFCAVACWMSPVIGIGYAYFGKFCPKATEEEKQQWIDNNELIMVIPNKTSSASQATVSSSPLTS, translated from the coding sequence ATGTCTACACATTCACACGAACAAATAGAAAAGCCGGGATTATTCCTCGCTATCTTACCGATAGCACTGACTATCGGCATGTTAGGTATTCAACTGTTTTACTTTGGTGATTTTACTCCTCATACGCCACTGGCCATTGGGATTGTGCTCACTTGTGCGATTGCATGGTGTCGTGGGTATCGCTGGAAAACCATGGAAAAAGGGTTATTCCATGTTATTCAAGTAGCGACTTCGGCGATTATTATCATGTTGATCATTGGTATGATCATTGGAAGTTGGATTGCCAGCGGTACAGTGCCGATGATGATCTATTACGGTTTTCAGATCCTTACGCCTCAGACCTTCTTAGCAGCGGCAATGATTTTATGTGCAATCATCTCAGTCTCACTGGGGACTTCGTGGACAACGACAGCTACCGTTGGTCTTGCATTGATGGGCGTTGGGGAAGGTTTTGGTATTCCAGCCTATTGGACCGCTGGAGCCGTTGTATCTGGCGCGTTTTTTGGCGATAAAATGTCACCACTGTCTGATACCACCAATTTAGCGCCTGCTGTCACCGGGACTAACTTGTTCGCGCACATTCGTAACATGTTGCCAACGACGGTACCCGCACTATGTATTGCGCTTATCGTCTACGTCTTTGTTGGGTTTAATATGATTGATGCCACCCAGGTCGATCAGATAAAAATCCAAGCAATGACACAAGCATTGAGTCAGCACTTTACATTCAATTGGTGGGTATTAACGCCTGCGATTGTCGTGTTTACATTAGCGATTCTAAAAATGCCAGCGATTCCTAGTTTAATGGCCAGCGTATTGTTTAGCTTAGGTATTGCTATATTTGTACAGGGTGTTCCACTGCATGATGCGCTCAGTTTTTTACAAAATGGTTTTAGCATTGAAACGGGGAATAGCAATGCGGATGCGCTATTGAACCGAGGGGGAATTCAATCGATGGCTTGGATTTTAACCTTGGTATTAATCGCTCTGGCGTTAGGCGGTGTATTAGAACAAACGCGCTGTTTAGAAACCATTGTGATGAGCATTATGAGCCGAGTACGCACCATTTTTGGCCTTCAAGTCGCGTCAACGTTAACCGCCGCTGGCACAAACCTTGTCGCGGGTGACCCATATTTATCCATTGCGTTGCCAGGACGTATGTATAGCCAAGCATATCGCGGTATGGGCTATTCTACCTTATGTTTATCGCGTTCTGTAGAAGAAGGGGGCACATTATTATCACCTCTGATTCCTTGGAACGCCGGTGGTGCGTTAGTCATCCAGTCTCTTGGGCTAGGGATTGCTGACGGCAATACTGAGAATTTACTGTATATCTTCTGCGCCGTGGCGTGCTGGATGTCACCGGTCATTGGGATTGGGTATGCCTATTTTGGTAAATTTTGCCCGAAAGCAACCGAAGAAGAGAAACAACAATGGATTGATAACAACGAGCTTATTATGGTAATCCCGAATAAAACATCATCTGCATCGCAAGCTACCGTAAGTTCATCACCACTGACGAGTTAG
- a CDS encoding TldD/PmbA family protein, with the protein MLDSGVAKSVIDHALFLGADFAELFAENRYSNTIELSSSEVSDISDDISSGVGVRLFYGHNVLYGFTYSKDEADLKKVIDVLTERSKGAQIIHSAAFNPVAYINQHPCQRPLRGSSYLSEKVSFLNDMDAAVRSYSPLINQFIGRVNQVDQHVMIYNSEGLQIEDTRHWCYMDIIAIAEKNGQQTNGIQMPGALSGWEFVDAINERKLAQDVAESAVRKLDAAVCPSGELPVVIGNGFGGVIFHEACGHLLETTSVEKQASVFHDQMGELIANSVVNAVDDGTIANQWGSLNIDDEGMPVQRTQLIKDGRLTGFMVDKMGSIKTGYERTGSGRRESYRYAPASRMRNTYIEAGDSSFEDMIGSIDYGIYAAQMGGGSVQPGTGEFNFAVNDAFLIENGKITKPLKSATLIGTGPKVLQDISMVGNDLSLAGGGWCGSISGAVPTSIGQPSLKVDRIVVGGGNE; encoded by the coding sequence ATGCTAGATTCAGGGGTCGCGAAATCCGTGATCGACCACGCTCTATTTTTAGGCGCTGATTTTGCTGAGTTGTTTGCAGAAAATCGGTATAGCAATACGATTGAATTATCATCCTCAGAGGTATCTGATATCTCTGATGATATCAGCAGTGGTGTGGGGGTACGTTTATTTTACGGCCATAACGTTTTGTATGGTTTTACTTATAGCAAGGATGAAGCGGATTTAAAAAAAGTCATCGATGTTCTTACAGAGCGGAGCAAAGGTGCGCAAATCATTCATTCTGCTGCCTTTAATCCTGTTGCATATATCAATCAGCATCCTTGCCAACGGCCGTTGCGAGGCTCTTCTTATTTATCTGAGAAAGTGTCATTTTTAAATGATATGGACGCGGCGGTTCGCTCATACAGCCCTTTGATTAACCAATTTATCGGACGGGTTAATCAAGTGGATCAGCATGTCATGATTTACAACTCTGAAGGACTACAGATAGAAGACACTCGGCATTGGTGTTATATGGATATTATAGCGATTGCCGAGAAAAATGGGCAACAAACCAATGGTATACAAATGCCGGGAGCATTGTCTGGCTGGGAATTTGTCGATGCCATCAATGAGCGTAAATTAGCGCAAGATGTGGCGGAAAGTGCCGTGCGTAAATTGGATGCCGCAGTCTGCCCATCAGGAGAGCTACCGGTTGTGATTGGTAATGGGTTTGGCGGAGTGATTTTCCATGAAGCTTGTGGTCACTTATTAGAAACGACATCGGTTGAAAAGCAAGCGTCGGTATTCCATGACCAAATGGGTGAACTCATTGCTAACTCTGTTGTTAATGCTGTCGATGATGGCACCATCGCTAATCAATGGGGGTCGCTGAACATTGATGATGAAGGGATGCCAGTGCAACGTACTCAATTGATCAAAGACGGACGATTGACTGGGTTTATGGTCGATAAAATGGGCAGCATAAAAACCGGCTACGAACGTACTGGCTCTGGCCGACGAGAAAGCTATCGCTATGCGCCTGCATCTCGTATGCGTAATACTTACATTGAAGCGGGTGATTCTTCATTTGAAGATATGATAGGCAGTATTGACTACGGGATTTATGCCGCGCAAATGGGAGGAGGCTCTGTACAACCGGGAACTGGCGAATTTAACTTTGCAGTGAACGATGCGTTTTTAATTGAAAACGGCAAGATCACCAAGCCGTTAAAATCGGCGACTTTGATTGGGACAGGCCCCAAAGTTTTGCAAGATATTAGCATGGTAGGTAATGACCTATCGCTAGCTGGTGGCGGATGGTGTGGTTCAATCAGTGGCGCGGTACCAACGTCTATTGGGCAGCCGAGCTTAAAAGTCGATCGCATCGTTGTGGGAGGAGGTAACGAATGA
- a CDS encoding TldD/PmbA family protein, with product MNQQDINNQAIDVLLEEASRQGAEADVVIRTSDSLGLSTYQGNVDRYEVANEREIGIRIIKDQKVATGCSESFESSDLKHMVKSLIDSLPYTKTSQHQRIVCAENDINDADDSINQVDDVSVEQKVNMVLSVEDALRQQRYVDNVTENEYFETNSLMVVANTLGTHCQHKERRLGCNSEVLCVNNDKQSMHHSLSLARCFDDIDTEFVIRHSTEIARELLGGAPVATGHYAVIFSVDELYNVFSAFCVAFSGKAAMQGITPLADKLGTSVAYGGFTLRDVPFQPQGMRIKAFDSEGFATQNTTMIQNGELRSLLHNSETASYFNTQTTGNAARMAALDVGHLHTVVDVGHHTVDDVQSGEYLELVALQGIHSGADVITGDFSFGASGFLCRDGQRIQPVRGITVAGNFYSMLKEIEAIGQVLESNMFQSFYAPKIRFARLSVGGK from the coding sequence ATGAACCAACAAGATATAAACAATCAAGCGATTGATGTGTTATTGGAAGAGGCCAGTCGCCAAGGCGCAGAAGCAGATGTGGTTATTCGTACTAGCGACTCTTTGGGTTTAAGTACTTATCAAGGAAATGTGGATCGCTACGAAGTCGCCAATGAGCGTGAAATCGGTATTCGTATTATCAAAGATCAAAAAGTTGCGACGGGCTGTTCTGAATCGTTTGAATCGAGCGATCTTAAACACATGGTCAAGAGCCTTATCGACAGTTTGCCTTACACTAAAACCTCTCAGCATCAACGTATTGTTTGTGCAGAGAACGATATTAATGATGCTGATGATAGTATCAACCAAGTTGATGATGTTTCTGTCGAACAAAAAGTGAATATGGTCTTATCGGTTGAAGATGCTCTACGCCAGCAGCGCTATGTCGATAACGTGACAGAAAACGAGTATTTTGAAACAAATAGCCTGATGGTGGTGGCCAATACGCTAGGCACTCACTGTCAACACAAAGAGCGGAGATTGGGATGTAATTCAGAGGTATTATGTGTCAATAATGACAAGCAATCGATGCATCATAGCCTGTCGTTAGCCCGCTGTTTCGATGATATCGATACAGAATTTGTTATTCGTCACAGTACTGAAATAGCGCGTGAGCTACTGGGTGGAGCACCGGTAGCGACAGGGCATTATGCGGTCATTTTTTCAGTCGATGAACTCTATAATGTTTTCTCGGCATTTTGTGTAGCATTCTCAGGCAAGGCAGCGATGCAAGGTATTACGCCGTTGGCCGACAAACTGGGTACTAGTGTTGCCTATGGCGGTTTTACGTTGCGTGATGTTCCTTTTCAGCCGCAGGGAATGCGTATTAAAGCATTTGATAGCGAAGGTTTCGCTACGCAAAATACCACAATGATCCAAAATGGCGAATTACGCTCGCTATTGCATAATAGTGAAACCGCGAGCTACTTTAATACGCAGACAACGGGAAATGCGGCGCGTATGGCAGCATTGGACGTGGGTCATTTGCATACCGTAGTGGATGTCGGCCATCATACCGTGGATGATGTTCAGTCTGGAGAATATTTAGAGTTAGTGGCGTTGCAAGGAATACACTCAGGCGCCGATGTAATCACAGGCGACTTCTCTTTTGGAGCGAGTGGTTTCTTGTGTCGTGATGGCCAGCGTATACAGCCAGTTCGAGGTATTACCGTTGCTGGTAATTTTTATTCGATGCTCAAAGAGATTGAAGCGATTGGTCAGGTGCTGGAATCGAATATGTTTCAGTCATTCTATGCGCCTAAAATCCGCTTTGCACGCTTAAGTGTTGGCGGAAAATAA
- a CDS encoding GNAT family N-acetyltransferase yields the protein MFTKTVDDEIQLALIQPSFARDIFAIVEQEREYLGKWLVFPHRATDEAFFKTFARQSLHDYADDKSLTCSIFYQKTLVGNISFNHIDHETGVGEVGYWLRESMQGKGIITRSVQALIQYGFDELNLQKIVISAAVNNTKSRSVCERLGMNLEGVITRSENLNGAILDHAIYGLLKTD from the coding sequence ATGTTTACAAAAACAGTGGATGACGAGATTCAATTGGCGTTAATACAGCCGAGTTTTGCCCGTGATATATTCGCTATCGTTGAACAAGAAAGAGAATACTTGGGAAAGTGGTTGGTATTTCCTCACCGTGCCACAGATGAAGCATTTTTCAAAACCTTCGCACGCCAGTCTTTGCATGATTATGCCGACGATAAATCGTTGACATGCAGTATTTTTTACCAAAAAACGTTAGTGGGAAATATCAGCTTTAATCATATTGACCATGAAACGGGGGTTGGAGAAGTTGGCTACTGGTTACGTGAAAGCATGCAAGGTAAAGGGATTATAACGCGTAGCGTGCAAGCCCTGATTCAATATGGATTTGATGAACTGAACTTACAAAAAATCGTAATATCCGCGGCGGTTAACAATACAAAAAGTCGTAGCGTCTGTGAACGCTTAGGTATGAATTTAGAAGGCGTGATTACACGCAGTGAAAACCTAAATGGGGCTATTTTAGATCATGCTATTTATGGGCTGTTGAAGACGGATTAA
- a CDS encoding alanine/glycine:cation symporter family protein has protein sequence MEFLKSFFGLVGDLTWGASLIPFLVIFGVFFTIVTNFVQFRFFKRMFNVLSQKSKKGKDSISGREALLLSIGGRVGGGNIAGVAVAITLGGPGAVFWMWAIALVGMATSLVECTLAQLYKRKDGKDFRGGAAFSIIHGLGNNYRWLAIAYAVCLIASFALGFNAFQGNTVAGAIQDSMGIGREYTAFFLAIVVAYIIYGGIKRIAKVADVVVPIMAVGYVLLAALVIIMNIGHVPEVLASIFKNAFGFEEAVSGGMGAAIAQGLRRGLFSNEAGLGSAPNVAATADVPHPISQGISQSLSVFIDTMVVCTCTAMIILLGTVYVPGAQNIDGVVLTQQSLVSHLGVWAKYYLTAAILLFSFSSVVYNYYLGENALSFMTKNKAYVHVLRIAVVAIVFIGAIAPGATSVFFFSDPLMGVLAIINLLALIMLFPTAMRMLQDYRKQLSKGVEEPVFNPNEFPDLDIDRDAWVTPKSK, from the coding sequence ATGGAATTTTTAAAATCCTTCTTTGGGTTAGTCGGTGACCTAACTTGGGGCGCATCACTAATACCATTTCTAGTAATTTTCGGTGTGTTCTTTACGATTGTGACAAACTTCGTACAGTTCCGCTTTTTTAAACGCATGTTTAATGTTCTATCGCAAAAGAGCAAAAAAGGAAAAGACTCTATTTCCGGTCGTGAAGCGTTGTTGCTTTCTATCGGTGGACGTGTGGGCGGTGGTAACATCGCAGGTGTTGCAGTAGCAATCACACTAGGAGGTCCTGGTGCTGTATTCTGGATGTGGGCGATCGCACTAGTTGGTATGGCAACAAGCTTGGTCGAGTGTACTCTTGCTCAGTTGTACAAACGCAAAGATGGTAAAGATTTCCGTGGCGGCGCTGCGTTCTCTATTATCCATGGTTTAGGTAACAACTATCGTTGGTTAGCGATTGCATATGCAGTCTGTTTGATCGCTTCTTTCGCCCTAGGTTTTAACGCATTCCAAGGCAACACCGTTGCTGGCGCCATCCAAGATAGTATGGGTATTGGCCGTGAATACACTGCGTTCTTCCTTGCGATTGTGGTTGCTTACATCATCTATGGTGGTATTAAGCGTATTGCCAAAGTTGCCGACGTCGTAGTACCTATCATGGCAGTGGGTTATGTTCTACTTGCAGCTCTTGTCATTATTATGAACATTGGTCACGTTCCCGAAGTATTGGCGAGCATTTTCAAAAATGCCTTCGGATTTGAAGAAGCCGTGAGTGGCGGTATGGGCGCTGCGATTGCTCAAGGCCTACGTCGTGGTCTATTTTCGAACGAAGCAGGTCTGGGCTCAGCACCAAACGTTGCCGCAACCGCGGACGTTCCTCACCCGATCAGTCAAGGTATTTCACAATCACTGTCGGTATTCATTGACACTATGGTTGTCTGTACTTGTACGGCGATGATCATCTTACTGGGTACCGTTTACGTTCCTGGTGCACAAAACATCGATGGTGTGGTTCTAACACAGCAATCTCTCGTCTCTCACTTGGGTGTTTGGGCGAAATATTACTTAACAGCTGCGATCTTGTTGTTCTCATTCAGCTCTGTAGTATACAACTACTACTTGGGTGAAAACGCATTGAGCTTTATGACAAAAAACAAAGCTTATGTTCATGTTTTGCGTATTGCTGTGGTCGCGATTGTCTTCATTGGCGCGATTGCCCCTGGCGCAACATCGGTATTCTTCTTCTCAGATCCACTAATGGGCGTATTGGCTATCATCAACTTACTTGCGTTGATTATGCTATTCCCGACTGCAATGCGTATGCTTCAAGATTACCGTAAGCAGCTGAGCAAAGGTGTTGAAGAGCCAGTCTTTAATCCAAACGAATTCCCAGATTTGGACATTGACCGTGATGCATGGGTAACCCCAAAATCTAAATAA
- a CDS encoding HDOD domain-containing protein, with translation MFTGLHVLYVDDDPLMLKATTRMIRRIYPDWSITTVSDSIHWADNLTSDPLLIISDLLMPHMSGDKLLVDAKQRFPLAMRCLVTGNTNQDAPTALHDYAHFILPKPFSEQDLSLVLAAAQRLNTAPFTPECLVKLSSMSANIPMMPKVVKDVQALMQSEEGDLKQLADTVKQEPSLAARIIQLANSAYFGFNSRTLFLEVAISRLGSSTIEAMTLCMLKSTTLNKITDEQHQAVVNEYLEVAQKSKVLTRSLGMSREAQEMAFMITLMVSIGTLTLMQSQIEDEAVLLERQTLGGPVNDVLLVTAYVLTLWGYSEKITQKILTISFSLTNLNEDNITNCVSIAFYIQFVLGKGSVSEEQLLKRVPEDYRSAIVDVLPLSSQ, from the coding sequence ATGTTCACAGGGTTACATGTCTTATACGTGGACGACGATCCTTTGATGTTAAAAGCGACGACTCGAATGATTCGTCGGATTTATCCTGATTGGTCAATTACGACGGTCAGTGATTCTATACATTGGGCAGATAACCTAACAAGTGATCCCTTGTTGATCATTTCTGATTTACTCATGCCGCATATGAGTGGTGATAAACTCCTGGTTGATGCAAAACAGCGTTTTCCTCTTGCTATGCGCTGCTTGGTGACCGGCAACACGAATCAGGATGCGCCGACTGCTTTACACGATTATGCCCACTTTATTCTTCCCAAACCTTTTTCAGAGCAAGATTTATCGTTAGTGCTTGCCGCAGCTCAAAGGCTTAATACTGCGCCCTTTACCCCAGAGTGTTTGGTCAAGCTTAGTAGTATGAGCGCCAATATCCCTATGATGCCCAAAGTGGTTAAAGATGTACAAGCACTGATGCAGAGTGAAGAAGGGGACTTAAAGCAGCTCGCAGATACCGTTAAACAAGAACCATCGTTGGCCGCCAGAATCATTCAATTAGCGAATTCAGCTTATTTTGGATTTAACAGCCGGACATTATTTTTAGAAGTGGCGATTAGCCGACTAGGTAGCTCGACGATTGAAGCGATGACTTTGTGCATGCTCAAGTCGACAACACTTAACAAAATCACAGATGAACAGCATCAAGCGGTCGTCAATGAATACTTAGAGGTTGCACAAAAGTCCAAAGTGTTAACTCGTTCGCTGGGTATGTCTAGAGAAGCTCAAGAAATGGCGTTCATGATCACACTGATGGTATCGATCGGTACTTTAACGCTAATGCAATCGCAGATTGAAGACGAGGCTGTGCTGTTAGAACGTCAAACATTAGGGGGACCTGTGAACGATGTCTTGTTGGTTACCGCTTATGTACTAACGCTTTGGGGTTATTCTGAGAAAATCACGCAGAAGATTTTAACTATAAGTTTTTCTTTGACTAATCTTAATGAAGATAACATTACAAACTGTGTTTCCATCGCTTTTTACATTCAGTTTGTATTGGGCAAAGGTAGCGTAAGTGAGGAACAACTCTTGAAGCGTGTTCCAGAAGATTACCGAAGCGCCATAGTTGATGTATTACCCCTAAGTAGCCAATGA
- a CDS encoding response regulator, with the protein MTIAVTVCDDSKLSRKAVIRSLPEDWDINLTEATNGQEAVECFRAGKADVLFLDLTMPIMDGFEVLKTLKEEGARNYVFVISADIQPESQRRVNELGAVRFLKKPLDMNLLRSILHEVGLL; encoded by the coding sequence ATGACAATCGCCGTGACGGTTTGTGATGATTCTAAGTTATCGAGAAAAGCGGTTATTCGATCTCTTCCTGAGGACTGGGATATTAATTTAACGGAAGCGACCAATGGGCAGGAAGCCGTTGAGTGTTTTCGTGCTGGAAAAGCAGATGTCCTGTTTTTAGATTTAACCATGCCAATCATGGATGGCTTTGAAGTATTAAAAACGCTAAAAGAGGAAGGTGCACGCAACTATGTGTTTGTCATCAGTGCTGATATTCAACCAGAATCTCAACGGCGCGTAAATGAACTAGGTGCGGTACGCTTTTTGAAAAAGCCGTTAGATATGAACTTACTACGTTCAATATTGCATGAGGTAGGCTTATTATGA
- a CDS encoding chemotaxis protein CheC, with the protein MSKELSAEHNDTLKELLNISMGQAADKLARLLNLHVTLTVPAIKLVDKSELDKIEEMEEAYHFTRQSFYGGMSGELVTLLSKKGGRVIAAEMNQLDAQQAEDMPSILVDDCLLDISNILSGASLKGLCQQIELNLKIQPPTIFKPSEQQHRLSEWKTPILMEVDFIIEVAEFQTKTIILFADNGLDQVLVQLDELL; encoded by the coding sequence ATGAGCAAAGAGCTAAGCGCAGAGCACAATGACACCCTCAAAGAGTTATTAAATATCTCTATGGGGCAAGCAGCGGATAAACTCGCTCGATTGCTTAACTTACATGTCACACTGACCGTACCAGCCATTAAATTGGTGGATAAAAGCGAACTCGATAAGATTGAAGAGATGGAAGAAGCGTATCATTTTACTCGTCAGTCTTTTTACGGTGGCATGTCTGGCGAGTTGGTGACATTACTTTCTAAAAAAGGCGGACGTGTGATTGCTGCTGAAATGAATCAATTAGATGCCCAGCAAGCAGAAGATATGCCGAGTATTTTAGTTGATGATTGCCTACTGGACATCTCTAATATTTTAAGTGGTGCTAGTTTAAAAGGGTTATGTCAGCAGATTGAATTGAACCTAAAAATTCAACCACCTACTATTTTTAAACCTTCAGAGCAACAGCACCGTTTATCGGAATGGAAAACGCCGATTTTAATGGAAGTGGACTTCATTATTGAAGTGGCAGAGTTTCAAACCAAAACTATTATTTTATTTGCCGATAATGGACTCGACCAAGTACTCGTCCAATTAGACGAATTATTATAA
- a CDS encoding ATP-binding protein — MKAKLMLSDLLNQLSFALCIVRRDYRIMTANEYFQTRAKVNCENFVGQNILELFPDSATFLKRKIDTAFVIESSSFSSWEQQPHFLPFKSSRPVSGKEDDMYQDIEVIPIHSDDGALEHVCICVYDVTTQASQQKALKSMSELLEDNNQTLNDALKQLKDTQVQLLQSEKLASIGQLSAGIAHEINNPIGFITSNAQTLQDYFNKIVNYFSDVEEILKTSTNQELAQEIQKTRAKYQLDFILEDVEDLIKESLEGADRVVSIVKNLKDFSHIDNAEWNHSNLINGMESTLKIINNEIKYSIEVERHYADDFPLVLCQPMQLNQVFLNILVNASQAIDGDGKIIITMDHDEEGWVSIAICDTGCGIPEDKLNRIFEPFFTTKPVGSGTGLGLSVSYGIINAHKGKIEVTSQEGEGTCFTIRLPVEGPKSILESSQE; from the coding sequence ATGAAAGCCAAACTCATGTTATCTGATTTGCTCAATCAGTTATCATTTGCTCTGTGTATTGTTCGGCGTGATTATCGCATCATGACGGCCAATGAATATTTTCAGACACGGGCTAAGGTTAATTGTGAGAATTTTGTTGGGCAAAATATTCTTGAGCTCTTTCCTGACTCAGCAACGTTTTTAAAGCGAAAGATTGATACTGCATTTGTGATTGAGTCTTCCAGTTTTTCGTCTTGGGAACAACAGCCACACTTTTTGCCGTTTAAGAGCTCACGACCTGTCTCCGGTAAAGAAGATGATATGTATCAAGATATAGAAGTCATCCCTATTCATAGTGATGATGGGGCACTTGAGCACGTTTGTATCTGTGTGTATGACGTCACGACGCAAGCTTCTCAGCAAAAAGCGCTGAAATCGATGTCAGAATTGTTAGAAGATAACAATCAAACGCTCAACGATGCATTAAAACAATTAAAAGATACACAAGTGCAATTATTACAATCAGAAAAACTCGCGTCTATTGGTCAGTTATCAGCGGGTATTGCGCATGAAATCAATAACCCGATTGGTTTTATTACGTCAAATGCACAAACGTTACAAGATTATTTTAATAAGATCGTAAACTATTTTTCAGATGTTGAAGAAATATTGAAAACCAGCACTAATCAGGAACTCGCGCAAGAGATTCAGAAAACCCGCGCGAAATATCAGCTCGATTTTATCTTAGAAGATGTGGAAGATTTGATTAAAGAGTCGCTTGAAGGCGCGGATCGCGTTGTTTCTATTGTAAAAAACCTTAAAGATTTCTCTCACATCGATAATGCTGAATGGAACCATTCCAACTTAATTAATGGTATGGAGTCCACACTAAAAATCATCAATAACGAAATAAAATATAGTATTGAAGTGGAACGTCACTATGCAGATGACTTTCCTTTAGTGCTATGCCAACCCATGCAGCTCAACCAAGTATTTCTCAACATTTTAGTGAATGCGAGTCAGGCGATTGATGGTGATGGAAAAATCATTATTACGATGGATCATGATGAGGAGGGTTGGGTAAGTATTGCTATCTGTGATACGGGTTGTGGAATCCCAGAGGATAAGTTGAATCGTATTTTTGAACCGTTTTTTACGACGAAACCGGTTGGTTCAGGGACGGGATTAGGGCTATCGGTTTCTTACGGCATTATCAATGCACATAAAGGCAAGATTGAAGTGACCAGTCAAGAAGGTGAGGGAACATGTTTTACTATCCGACTGCCAGTAGAGGGACCCAAAAGTATCCTTGAATCTTCTCAAGAATAG